In Deltaproteobacteria bacterium, one genomic interval encodes:
- a CDS encoding CPBP family intramembrane metalloprotease, giving the protein MISSKKRLVAVLLPAMFLPFVASLYYFVYTEDAFARVLYVLAKSFTVLWPILAFRFVLRGELSRFSLGDFDRKTMSEGVAFGALVVLGMVLLWQVFFFDLVSQATPRIAVKVRELGVSDYYLEFSLFLSLVHSLIEEYYWRWFVFGGLLRVTSSPVMAHVFAGAAFAAHHVVVLSRYFPTSWALVFGFIVGAGGICWSMMYLRHKSLVGAWISHAMVDLGILSIGAYILEV; this is encoded by the coding sequence ATGATTTCTTCCAAGAAAAGACTAGTAGCTGTTCTGCTCCCCGCAATGTTTCTGCCGTTTGTTGCCTCGCTTTACTATTTCGTTTATACCGAAGACGCTTTTGCGCGCGTTCTCTATGTATTGGCTAAGTCGTTTACTGTTCTTTGGCCAATCTTAGCGTTTAGATTTGTTTTGCGAGGTGAGTTGTCGAGATTTTCTTTAGGGGATTTTGATCGGAAAACAATGTCTGAGGGCGTGGCGTTTGGTGCGCTAGTGGTGTTGGGAATGGTCTTGTTGTGGCAAGTGTTTTTTTTTGATTTGGTTAGCCAAGCGACGCCGCGCATAGCCGTTAAGGTAAGGGAGCTAGGAGTTAGCGATTACTACCTCGAGTTTTCGCTATTCTTGTCTTTAGTGCATTCCTTAATTGAAGAGTATTATTGGCGATGGTTTGTCTTTGGTGGACTTCTGAGGGTTACTAGTAGTCCGGTGATGGCACATGTATTTGCGGGAGCTGCGTTTGCGGCGCATCATGTAGTTGTGCTTTCGCGCTATTTCCCTACTTCGTGGGCCTTGGTTTTTGGTTTTATAGTTGGGGCTGGAGGGATATGTTGGAGTATGATGTATTTAAGGCATAAGAGCTTAGTTGGTGCATGGATCTCTCATGCCATGGTAGATTTGGGCATACTTTCAATTGGCGCCTATATACTCGAGGTTTAG